A window from Luteibacter flocculans encodes these proteins:
- the clpS gene encoding ATP-dependent Clp protease adapter ClpS, giving the protein MSQEHEHDQESERGHGLAIETARPDTARPPLFQVVLLNDDFTPMDFVIEVLRSFFGMDQERAVQVMLHVHTRGKGVCGVFTREVAETKVTQVNEYSRSHQHPLLCTMEKM; this is encoded by the coding sequence ATGTCCCAAGAACACGAACACGATCAGGAAAGCGAACGCGGGCACGGCCTCGCCATTGAGACGGCCCGTCCCGACACTGCCAGGCCGCCGCTGTTTCAGGTCGTCCTGCTGAACGACGACTTCACGCCGATGGATTTCGTGATCGAGGTATTGCGCAGTTTCTTCGGTATGGACCAGGAGAGGGCGGTACAGGTGATGCTTCATGTTCACACGCGAGGAAAGGGCGTCTGCGGCGTGTTCACTCGCGAGGTGGCAGAAACCAAGGTGACTCAGGTCAACGAGTACTCACGGTCTCATCAGCACCCGCTGTTGTGCACTATGGAAAAGATGTAG
- a CDS encoding FHA domain-containing protein: MRIEFVSSARGDFHWSRPVLTIGRGEDNDLVVSETQVAARHVTIHRDRRGLVLQVAPETGRVYVNARPVRERALLRPGDSLSLGDCRMLVRDDADLDARVTVEPTESRCTVALRPVAGPLSGRVVAVGDRLELGSTHGALPLELPGNDAALLTLAWEQGDLVLDASRVPARHAVRVNGVKVVRASLQPGDQIGIAAHRFVVDGPGWAAEPVVIMSDPEPEVAVPDTDAPRGDVWWLIATAALLALGISAVLFMHF, from the coding sequence ATGCGCATCGAATTCGTCAGCTCGGCACGCGGTGATTTCCACTGGTCACGGCCCGTGCTCACGATTGGCCGCGGGGAGGATAACGACCTGGTCGTGTCCGAAACCCAGGTCGCCGCGCGCCACGTCACCATCCACCGGGACCGTCGCGGTCTCGTGTTGCAGGTCGCACCCGAGACGGGGCGCGTGTACGTCAACGCACGACCCGTGCGCGAACGCGCGCTGCTGCGCCCTGGCGACAGCCTTTCCCTCGGTGACTGCCGAATGCTGGTGCGCGATGACGCGGACCTTGATGCCCGGGTGACCGTCGAGCCTACCGAATCGCGTTGCACCGTCGCCTTGCGGCCGGTGGCCGGCCCCTTGTCGGGTCGTGTGGTCGCGGTGGGCGACCGCCTGGAGCTGGGTTCCACCCACGGCGCGCTGCCCCTCGAACTCCCCGGCAACGACGCAGCCTTGCTGACGCTGGCGTGGGAGCAGGGGGATCTGGTGCTCGATGCTTCGCGTGTCCCCGCCCGTCACGCCGTGCGCGTCAACGGGGTGAAGGTGGTGCGAGCCTCGCTGCAGCCGGGCGACCAGATCGGCATCGCCGCCCACCGCTTCGTGGTCGATGGCCCCGGCTGGGCCGCGGAACCGGTAGTGATCATGTCGGACCCGGAGCCCGAGGTCGCCGTGCCGGACACTGACGCGCCGCGCGGGGACGTGTGGTGGCTGATCGCGACCGCCGCGCTGTTGGCGCTGGGTATCTCCGCAGTGCTTTTCATGCACTTCTGA
- the hflD gene encoding high frequency lysogenization protein HflD: protein MNEERVLALAGVFQGAALAQQLATDGRCDEAAFEASIASVFRIDADSVASVYGGVGGVRRGLRTLVAQFEDQTRDVAVMRMAVTVLRLERALSRQRGLVDRLREGIVGAQRQVEHFGITHPNVAARLADLYTSTLSTLKPRVMVTGTPAHLQQKANVDRVRASLLAAVRSAVLWNQLGGRQWQLLVYRKQCAMLARGLLTGSTLDDGG from the coding sequence ATGAACGAAGAACGCGTGCTCGCCCTGGCGGGTGTTTTCCAGGGCGCCGCCCTCGCCCAGCAACTGGCGACCGACGGCCGCTGCGACGAGGCGGCGTTTGAGGCCAGCATCGCCAGCGTCTTTCGCATCGATGCCGATTCCGTGGCCTCCGTATACGGCGGTGTGGGCGGCGTGCGCCGCGGATTGCGCACGCTGGTCGCGCAGTTCGAGGACCAGACCCGCGACGTGGCGGTCATGCGCATGGCAGTCACCGTACTTCGCCTGGAACGTGCGTTGTCGCGCCAGCGCGGCCTGGTCGATCGCCTGCGCGAGGGCATCGTCGGTGCCCAGCGGCAGGTCGAACATTTCGGCATCACGCACCCCAACGTGGCCGCGCGCCTCGCCGATCTCTACACGTCCACGCTGTCCACCCTGAAGCCACGGGTGATGGTCACCGGTACGCCAGCGCACCTGCAGCAGAAGGCGAACGTGGATCGCGTGCGCGCGTCGCTTCTTGCGGCGGTACGTTCGGCAGTGCTGTGGAACCAGCTCGGCGGTCGCCAGTGGCAACTGCTGGTCTATCGCAAGCAGTGCGCCATGCTGGCGCGCGGCCTGCTGACAGGCTCGACGCTCGACGACGGCGGTTGA
- the acnA gene encoding aconitate hydratase AcnA, with protein sequence MKDSFSVRDSIEVNGKRHTIASLAKFGDKFDIKRLPYSMKILLENLLRQEDGVNVTSKEIEAVAKWDAKAEPDTEISFMPARVVLQDFTGVPCVVDLAAMRDAVAKLGGDPNRINPLAPAELVIDHSVQVDAFGSESALEKNVEIEFERNQERYSFLRWGQKAFNNFKVVPPRTGIVHQVNLENLARVVFTNEVNGESFAYPDTVFGTDSHTTMINGIGVLGWGVGGIEAEAAMLGQPSSMLIPQVVGFRLTGKLPEGVTATDLVLTVTQMLRKLGVVGKFVEFFGNGLQNLPLADRATIANMAPEYGATCGIFPIDQEALNYMRLSGRDEAQIALVETYAKAQGMWHDANTPEPEFTTVLELDLADVKPSLAGPKRPQDRVLLEGVKQSFLDAVGPLTSNRKPKNGDVARFDGEGGGTAVGNEGNKVGDDGVLVEKDGKSFRINDGSVVIAAITSCTNTSNPAVMIAAGLVAKKAAARGLTSKPWVKPSLGPGSLVVTEYLEKTGLLKELEKVNFYVVGYGCTTCIGNSGPLPVEISKGIAEGDLAVASVLSGNRNFEGRVHPEVKMNYLASPPLVVAYALAGTLNIDLTKDAIATGSDGQPVYLKDIWPTNQEISDLIASSIGPEMFKATYADVFKGDSRWNQIASPDGKTYAWDDSTYIKNPPYFDGMSAEAGTIEDIHGARAMGIFGDSITTDHISPAGSIKKDSPAGRFLISKGVEPKDFNSYGSRRGNDDVMVRGTFANIRIKNLMLDGVEGGYTKYIPTGEQMAIYDAAMKYKADGTPLVVLAGKEYGTGSSRDWAAKGTLLLGVKAVIAESFERIHRSNLVGMGVLPCQFLEGENAQTLGLKGDEVFDITGLEGGEAKRATVKATRPDGSVKEFTVKVLLLTPKEREFFRHGGILQYVLRQLAKAA encoded by the coding sequence ATGAAAGACTCGTTCTCGGTCCGAGACAGTATCGAAGTCAACGGCAAGCGCCACACCATCGCCAGCCTGGCCAAGTTCGGCGACAAGTTCGACATCAAGCGCCTGCCCTACTCGATGAAGATCCTGCTGGAGAACCTGCTCCGCCAGGAAGACGGCGTGAACGTCACCTCGAAGGAAATCGAGGCCGTCGCCAAGTGGGATGCCAAGGCCGAGCCGGATACCGAGATCTCCTTCATGCCCGCGCGCGTGGTGCTGCAGGACTTCACCGGCGTGCCCTGCGTGGTCGACCTGGCCGCCATGCGCGACGCCGTCGCCAAGCTCGGCGGCGACCCCAACCGCATCAATCCGCTCGCCCCGGCTGAGCTGGTCATCGACCACTCGGTGCAGGTGGATGCATTCGGCTCCGAGTCCGCGCTGGAAAAGAACGTCGAGATCGAGTTCGAGCGCAACCAGGAGCGTTACTCGTTCCTGCGCTGGGGCCAGAAGGCCTTCAACAACTTCAAGGTCGTGCCGCCGCGCACCGGCATCGTTCACCAGGTGAACCTGGAGAACCTCGCCCGCGTCGTCTTCACCAATGAAGTCAATGGCGAATCGTTCGCCTATCCCGACACGGTGTTCGGTACCGACTCGCACACCACGATGATCAACGGCATCGGCGTGCTCGGCTGGGGCGTGGGCGGCATCGAGGCTGAGGCAGCCATGCTGGGCCAGCCGTCGTCGATGCTGATCCCGCAGGTCGTCGGTTTCCGCCTGACCGGCAAGCTGCCGGAGGGCGTGACCGCCACCGATCTCGTCCTCACCGTGACCCAGATGCTGCGCAAGCTCGGCGTCGTGGGCAAGTTCGTCGAGTTCTTCGGCAATGGCCTGCAGAACCTGCCGCTGGCCGATCGCGCCACGATCGCCAACATGGCCCCGGAATACGGCGCCACCTGCGGCATCTTCCCGATCGACCAGGAAGCCCTGAACTACATGCGCCTGTCCGGCCGCGACGAAGCGCAGATCGCCCTCGTCGAGACCTACGCGAAGGCGCAGGGAATGTGGCACGACGCCAACACGCCGGAGCCGGAATTCACCACCGTGCTCGAACTCGACCTCGCCGACGTGAAGCCGTCGCTGGCCGGTCCGAAGCGTCCGCAGGATCGCGTGCTGCTGGAAGGCGTGAAGCAGAGCTTCCTCGACGCCGTCGGCCCGCTGACCAGCAACCGCAAGCCGAAGAACGGCGACGTGGCCCGCTTCGACGGTGAAGGCGGCGGCACCGCTGTCGGCAACGAAGGCAACAAGGTCGGCGACGACGGCGTGCTCGTCGAGAAGGACGGCAAGTCGTTCCGCATCAACGATGGCTCGGTGGTCATCGCCGCCATCACCTCGTGCACCAACACCTCGAATCCCGCCGTGATGATCGCGGCCGGCCTCGTGGCGAAGAAGGCGGCTGCACGCGGCCTCACCTCCAAGCCGTGGGTCAAGCCGTCGCTCGGCCCAGGCTCGCTGGTCGTGACCGAATACCTGGAGAAGACGGGCCTCCTCAAGGAACTGGAAAAGGTCAACTTCTACGTCGTCGGTTACGGCTGCACCACCTGCATCGGCAATTCGGGTCCGCTGCCGGTCGAGATCAGCAAGGGCATCGCCGAGGGCGATCTCGCCGTGGCGTCGGTGCTGTCGGGCAATCGCAACTTCGAAGGCCGCGTGCATCCGGAAGTGAAGATGAACTACCTGGCCTCGCCGCCGCTGGTGGTCGCCTACGCCCTGGCCGGTACGCTCAATATCGACCTGACCAAGGACGCCATCGCCACCGGCAGCGATGGTCAGCCGGTATATCTCAAGGACATCTGGCCGACCAACCAGGAGATCTCCGACCTGATCGCCAGCTCGATCGGTCCGGAGATGTTCAAGGCGACCTATGCCGACGTGTTCAAGGGCGACAGCCGCTGGAACCAGATCGCATCACCGGACGGCAAGACCTATGCCTGGGACGATTCGACCTACATCAAGAACCCGCCGTACTTCGACGGCATGAGCGCCGAGGCCGGCACCATCGAGGACATCCACGGCGCGCGCGCCATGGGCATCTTCGGTGACTCGATCACCACCGACCACATCTCGCCGGCCGGCTCGATCAAAAAGGACAGCCCGGCGGGCCGCTTCCTGATCTCGAAGGGTGTCGAGCCGAAGGACTTCAACTCCTACGGTTCGCGCCGCGGCAACGACGACGTGATGGTGCGCGGCACCTTCGCCAACATCCGCATCAAGAACCTGATGCTGGACGGCGTCGAAGGTGGCTACACCAAGTACATCCCGACCGGCGAGCAGATGGCGATCTACGACGCCGCCATGAAGTACAAGGCCGACGGCACGCCGCTGGTGGTCCTCGCCGGCAAGGAATACGGCACCGGCTCGTCGCGTGACTGGGCAGCCAAGGGCACGCTGCTGCTGGGCGTTAAGGCGGTCATCGCCGAGAGCTTCGAGCGTATCCACCGCTCCAACCTTGTCGGCATGGGCGTGCTCCCCTGCCAGTTCCTCGAAGGCGAGAACGCGCAGACGCTGGGTCTCAAGGGCGACGAAGTGTTCGACATCACCGGCCTGGAAGGCGGCGAAGCGAAGCGTGCGACGGTCAAGGCCACGCGCCCGGACGGCTCGGTCAAGGAGTTCACCGTGAAGGTGTTGCTGCTGACCCCGAAGGAGCGCGAGTTCTTCCGTCACGGCGGCATCCTGCAGTACGTGCTTCGCCAGTTGGCGAAGGCGGCATAA
- the mnmA gene encoding tRNA 2-thiouridine(34) synthase MnmA → MKVILGVSGGVDSSVAALLLREAGHEVEGMFMQNWEEDDRSGPCTTDEDRKDAVAVCGRLGIPFHARNFASEYWDGVFAYFLAEYAAGRTPNPDVLCNREIKFKTFLEHARALGAEKIATGHYARVDFRDGRYRLLRAVDAAKDQSYFLHALGQEQLAATLFPVGEIEKPRVREMAREAALPTHAKKDSTGICFIGERDFRSFLSHYLPARPGPMIDPGGRVIGEHQGVMYYTLGQRNGLGIGGRADAPNEPWYVVGKDVASNTLVVAQGGENRWLQSTRLSATDATWVAGEPPALSFRCTAKTRYRQADQACTVAVRGDTLEVSFDEPQRAVTPGQSVVLYDDEVCLGGAVIAATDAPYGGLAPPPSPEFSE, encoded by the coding sequence GTGAAAGTGATCCTCGGCGTTTCCGGCGGCGTGGACTCCTCGGTCGCCGCACTCCTGCTCCGGGAAGCCGGGCACGAGGTGGAAGGCATGTTCATGCAAAACTGGGAGGAAGACGACCGCTCCGGCCCGTGCACCACCGACGAGGATCGCAAGGACGCCGTTGCCGTCTGCGGCCGGTTGGGCATCCCCTTCCATGCGCGAAATTTTGCGAGCGAGTACTGGGACGGCGTGTTCGCCTATTTCCTCGCGGAGTACGCCGCGGGGCGCACGCCGAATCCCGACGTGCTGTGCAATCGCGAGATCAAGTTCAAGACCTTCCTCGAGCACGCACGAGCGCTCGGCGCGGAAAAGATCGCCACCGGCCACTACGCCCGCGTCGATTTCCGCGACGGCCGTTATCGCCTCCTGCGCGCCGTCGATGCCGCGAAAGACCAGAGCTATTTCCTGCATGCACTGGGCCAGGAACAACTGGCCGCCACGCTGTTCCCGGTCGGCGAGATCGAAAAGCCGCGCGTGCGCGAGATGGCCCGCGAAGCGGCTTTGCCGACCCACGCGAAGAAGGATTCGACGGGCATCTGCTTCATCGGCGAGCGGGATTTCCGCTCGTTCCTTTCGCACTACCTTCCCGCCAGGCCCGGCCCGATGATCGACCCGGGTGGCCGTGTCATCGGCGAGCATCAGGGCGTCATGTATTACACACTCGGCCAGCGCAACGGCCTCGGCATCGGTGGCCGAGCCGACGCGCCGAACGAGCCCTGGTACGTGGTGGGCAAGGATGTCGCCAGCAACACGCTTGTCGTCGCGCAGGGCGGAGAGAATCGCTGGCTGCAATCGACACGGCTTTCAGCGACCGACGCCACCTGGGTCGCTGGCGAGCCGCCCGCCCTTTCGTTCCGCTGCACCGCCAAGACGCGTTACCGCCAGGCCGACCAGGCATGCACTGTCGCGGTTCGCGGCGACACCCTGGAGGTGTCGTTCGACGAACCCCAGCGCGCCGTGACGCCTGGGCAGTCGGTCGTGCTGTATGACGACGAGGTATGCCTGGGCGGTGCCGTGATCGCTGCCACCGACGCTCCCTACGGCGGCCTGGCTCCACCCCCTTCCCCCGAGTTTTCCGAATGA
- a CDS encoding polyhydroxyalkanoic acid system family protein — protein sequence MAKIDIRRPHGTTLENARTVVEKVAARISEKFGTEGQWDGDTMSFARSGVKGAIEVTATDVHVTAELGMLLSPLRGTIEDEIRRKLDEQFG from the coding sequence ATGGCAAAGATCGACATCCGCCGCCCCCATGGAACGACCCTCGAGAATGCCCGCACGGTGGTCGAGAAAGTTGCTGCTCGCATCAGCGAGAAATTCGGCACCGAAGGCCAATGGGACGGCGACACCATGAGCTTCGCGCGTTCTGGCGTGAAGGGCGCCATCGAGGTGACCGCCACCGACGTCCACGTGACGGCCGAACTCGGCATGCTTCTCTCGCCCTTGCGCGGCACCATCGAAGACGAGATCCGCCGGAAGCTGGACGAACAATTCGGCTGA
- the clpA gene encoding ATP-dependent Clp protease ATP-binding subunit ClpA — protein sequence MFSKDLEVTIGHCYKQAREQRHEFMTVEHLLLALTENTSALAALRACGVDLPRLAADLQRIIAETVPVLPAGDERDTQPTLGFQRVLQRAVYHVQSSGRKEVTGANVLVAIFGEKDSHAVYFLHQQEITRLDVVNYISHGIAKIGDESAAAAPNAERDGEEGGEGKGNPLNEYASNLNELAIQGKIDPLIGRQDEVERTIQVLCRRRKNNPLYVGEAGVGKTALAEGLAKRIVEGQVPEVLEDCTIWSLDLGALVAGTKYRGDFEKRLKAVIAQLKKQPNAILFIDEIHTIIGAGSASGGTMDASNLIKPMLASGELRCIGSTTFQEFRGVFEKDRALARRFQKIDVVEPTVADSIEILRGLKSRFEEHHSVEYTGEALRAAVDLSVKHIPDRLLPDKAIDVIDEAGARQRLLPEEERTGRIDVPEIEYIVAKMARIPAKQVSASDRDVLRNLERNLKMVVFGQDGAIEALASSIKMARSGLGDPSKPIGSFLLAGPTGVGKTEVTRQLAMQLGIEMVRFDMSEYMEAHSVSRLVGAPPGYVGFDQGGLLTEQITKHPHCVLLLDEIEKAHPDVYNILLQVMDRGVLTDTNGREANFKNVIIVMTTNAGAQLASRRGIGFVKQNHAPDAMETIRRMFTPEFRNRLDAIIQFNALDFDHILRVVDKFLIELETQLAEKKVSVDVTPEARRWLAEHGFDPQMGARPMARVIQDKVKRALADELLFGKLAEGGKVTLSVEGDQLHVETESAEPATAEA from the coding sequence ATGTTCAGCAAGGATCTCGAAGTCACCATCGGGCACTGCTACAAGCAGGCCCGTGAGCAGCGCCACGAATTCATGACCGTGGAGCATCTGCTGCTCGCCCTCACGGAGAATACCTCCGCCCTCGCCGCACTGCGGGCCTGCGGCGTCGATTTGCCACGCCTCGCGGCCGATCTCCAGCGGATCATTGCCGAGACGGTGCCGGTGCTGCCGGCCGGCGACGAACGCGATACGCAGCCCACGTTGGGCTTCCAGCGCGTGCTCCAGCGCGCCGTCTATCACGTGCAATCCTCGGGTCGAAAGGAAGTCACCGGCGCCAACGTGCTTGTGGCGATCTTCGGCGAGAAGGATTCGCACGCCGTGTACTTCCTGCACCAGCAGGAAATTACGCGCCTGGACGTCGTGAACTACATCTCGCACGGCATCGCCAAGATCGGCGACGAGTCGGCTGCCGCGGCGCCCAATGCCGAGCGTGACGGTGAGGAAGGCGGGGAAGGCAAGGGCAATCCCCTGAACGAATACGCCTCCAATCTGAACGAGCTTGCCATCCAGGGCAAGATCGATCCGCTGATCGGTCGCCAGGACGAAGTCGAACGGACCATCCAGGTGCTTTGCCGCCGCCGCAAGAACAACCCGCTTTACGTGGGCGAGGCTGGCGTGGGCAAGACCGCGCTCGCTGAGGGTCTGGCCAAGCGCATCGTCGAGGGACAGGTGCCGGAGGTGCTGGAAGACTGCACGATCTGGTCGCTGGACCTGGGCGCTCTGGTCGCCGGCACCAAGTACCGCGGCGACTTCGAAAAGCGCCTCAAGGCGGTGATCGCTCAGCTCAAGAAGCAGCCGAACGCGATCCTCTTCATCGACGAGATCCACACCATCATCGGTGCCGGTTCGGCGTCGGGCGGCACCATGGACGCCTCGAACCTGATCAAGCCCATGCTCGCCTCCGGCGAATTGCGCTGCATCGGATCGACCACGTTCCAGGAGTTCCGCGGTGTGTTCGAAAAGGACCGCGCGCTGGCTCGTCGCTTCCAGAAGATCGATGTGGTCGAGCCGACCGTGGCCGACTCCATCGAGATCCTGCGTGGTCTGAAGAGTCGCTTCGAAGAACATCACTCGGTGGAGTACACCGGTGAGGCTCTGCGTGCGGCGGTGGACCTCTCGGTCAAGCACATCCCTGACCGTCTGCTGCCCGACAAGGCTATCGACGTGATCGACGAGGCCGGTGCCCGTCAGCGCCTGCTGCCGGAAGAAGAGCGCACCGGCAGGATCGACGTGCCCGAGATCGAGTACATCGTGGCGAAGATGGCGCGCATCCCGGCGAAGCAGGTCTCGGCCTCCGATCGCGACGTGCTGCGCAATCTCGAGCGTAACCTCAAGATGGTCGTGTTCGGCCAGGATGGGGCGATCGAGGCGCTGGCTTCGTCGATCAAGATGGCGCGCTCGGGTCTGGGTGATCCGTCCAAGCCGATCGGCAGCTTCCTGCTTGCCGGCCCGACGGGCGTGGGCAAGACGGAGGTTACCCGTCAGCTGGCGATGCAGCTCGGTATCGAGATGGTCCGCTTCGATATGTCCGAGTACATGGAAGCGCATTCGGTGTCGCGTCTCGTCGGTGCCCCTCCGGGCTACGTCGGGTTCGACCAGGGCGGCCTGCTCACGGAGCAGATCACCAAGCATCCGCACTGCGTGCTGCTGCTGGACGAAATCGAGAAGGCGCATCCGGACGTCTACAACATCCTGCTCCAGGTCATGGATCGGGGTGTGCTGACTGACACGAATGGACGAGAGGCGAACTTCAAGAACGTGATCATCGTGATGACCACGAATGCCGGTGCCCAACTGGCTTCGCGTCGCGGCATCGGCTTCGTGAAGCAGAACCACGCACCGGACGCGATGGAGACCATCCGCCGCATGTTCACGCCCGAGTTCCGCAACCGTCTCGATGCGATCATTCAGTTCAATGCGCTCGACTTCGACCACATCCTGCGCGTGGTCGACAAGTTCCTGATCGAACTGGAGACCCAGTTGGCGGAGAAGAAGGTCAGTGTGGACGTGACGCCGGAAGCGCGCCGCTGGTTGGCGGAGCACGGCTTCGACCCGCAGATGGGCGCCCGCCCGATGGCTCGCGTGATCCAGGACAAGGTGAAGCGCGCGCTGGCGGACGAGCTGCTGTTCGGCAAGCTGGCCGAAGGCGGCAAGGTCACCCTCTCGGTCGAGGGCGATCAGTTGCACGTCGAAACGGAGTCGGCCGAGCCGGCCACGGCGGAAGCCTAA
- a CDS encoding NUDIX hydrolase — protein MTPTSSPTENVWCPRVTVACVVARGDRFLIVEEEVGGRIAYNQPAGHLDPGETLQAAAVRETLEETGHRVALDAFLGVWQWTSSEHGEQVLRFGFSAHVLSHDETLPLDKGIRRALWLRRDEIEALGDRLRTPLILLTIDAWLDGRRLPLDTVSSLLPGVDS, from the coding sequence ATGACGCCGACCAGCTCCCCCACCGAAAACGTGTGGTGCCCCCGGGTGACGGTGGCCTGCGTGGTCGCGCGCGGCGACCGTTTCCTCATTGTCGAGGAGGAAGTTGGCGGTCGTATTGCCTACAACCAGCCTGCAGGTCACCTCGATCCGGGCGAGACGTTGCAGGCCGCGGCGGTGCGCGAAACCCTCGAGGAAACCGGCCACCGCGTCGCGCTCGACGCTTTCCTCGGGGTGTGGCAGTGGACCAGTTCGGAGCACGGCGAGCAGGTTCTGCGCTTCGGCTTTTCGGCCCATGTCCTTTCCCACGACGAGACGCTGCCGCTGGACAAGGGTATCCGCCGCGCTCTATGGCTGCGGCGCGACGAGATCGAGGCGCTCGGCGACCGGCTGCGCACGCCGCTGATCCTGCTCACCATCGACGCCTGGCTCGACGGTCGGCGCCTGCCGCTGGATACGGTGTCGAGCCTGCTGCCTGGGGTCGACTCGTGA
- a CDS encoding LysR family transcriptional regulator codes for MGANAFDGTQRSMISMALSSVSLRDLALVQAVAREGSFNSAARAMYISPSGLSHQVQKVEQALGAPLFERGGRRVVPTASGQRLLGYIEDVLASAEHLEHAARAGHVAFGGELRLGVPSTLGPYLLPHFIEPFPQRFPGARLTISEGKPRGLLRRLQEGELDAVLAPPVATVTGLESTALFFEPYELMLHTGHALAGRASIRLAELDAAEATLMAESHGHGVSDLGMAGSARPERIQDLSIESLATLVALRGGYTLVPILAHERLGSIPNVVLAAVEDARPGRHISLYWRSATPWHDDLARFGDLLRTLAETIPGLDAALPQTVA; via the coding sequence ATGGGCGCAAACGCATTTGATGGCACGCAGCGTTCGATGATTTCGATGGCCTTGTCGTCGGTGTCGCTGCGCGACCTCGCGCTGGTCCAGGCCGTGGCGCGCGAGGGCAGCTTCAACAGTGCGGCCCGGGCCATGTACATCAGCCCGTCGGGCCTTTCGCACCAGGTGCAGAAGGTGGAGCAGGCGCTGGGCGCCCCGCTGTTCGAGCGCGGCGGCCGGCGCGTGGTGCCGACCGCCAGCGGGCAGCGGTTGCTCGGCTATATAGAAGACGTGCTGGCGTCCGCCGAGCATCTGGAGCACGCCGCTCGTGCCGGGCACGTCGCCTTCGGGGGTGAGCTTCGTCTGGGCGTGCCCTCGACCCTGGGTCCGTACCTGCTGCCGCACTTCATCGAGCCGTTCCCGCAGCGTTTCCCCGGTGCGCGGTTGACCATCTCGGAAGGCAAACCCCGCGGCCTGCTGCGTCGTCTGCAGGAAGGCGAACTCGATGCCGTGCTGGCCCCGCCCGTTGCGACCGTGACCGGCCTGGAATCGACGGCGCTGTTCTTCGAGCCCTACGAACTCATGCTGCACACCGGGCATGCGTTGGCGGGCAGGGCGTCGATTCGCCTGGCGGAACTGGACGCCGCGGAGGCGACGCTCATGGCCGAGAGCCACGGCCATGGCGTCTCCGATCTGGGCATGGCCGGTTCGGCCCGGCCCGAGCGCATCCAGGACCTCAGCATCGAAAGCCTTGCCACGCTAGTGGCCTTGCGCGGCGGCTATACGCTTGTGCCGATCCTGGCTCACGAGCGGCTGGGGTCGATTCCCAACGTCGTATTGGCCGCGGTGGAAGACGCGCGGCCTGGCCGGCACATTTCTCTTTACTGGCGCAGTGCCACGCCGTGGCACGACGACCTGGCGCGCTTCGGGGATCTTCTGCGAACGCTGGCAGAAACCATCCCGGGGCTGGACGCGGCGCTGCCTCAGACCGTGGCGTAG
- the infA gene encoding translation initiation factor IF-1: MAKDDVIEMEGTVLETLPNTMFRVQLENGHVITAHISGRMRKHYIRILTGDKVKVEMTPYDLTKGRITYRMK; encoded by the coding sequence ATGGCAAAAGACGACGTCATCGAAATGGAAGGCACGGTCCTCGAGACCCTGCCCAACACCATGTTCCGCGTGCAGCTCGAGAACGGGCACGTCATCACTGCCCATATCTCCGGCCGCATGCGCAAGCATTACATCCGCATCCTTACAGGCGACAAGGTGAAGGTCGAAATGACCCCTTACGACCTGACGAAGGGACGCATCACGTACCGCATGAAGTAA